From a region of the Rhinopithecus roxellana isolate Shanxi Qingling chromosome 8, ASM756505v1, whole genome shotgun sequence genome:
- the LOC104666826 gene encoding uncharacterized protein LOC104666826 — protein sequence MGISTQLESSKYSRLAAPGWVAPSAACAGHTSRFTRRSPRPRKSCGCGAVNACLPGKSSHQERGVLVGCPSPALSARDALLRSSRELRGLRLRKAQLFQEAAAAPRALSGCGERAGGRGALPDSVVSEKLDFPGSQGQFGIVTEQNVGCIKCSEMEHHLEDWALGSVTQQTRNSDLANFQPDPRERIAPRLWGWR from the exons ATGGGAATTTCCACTCAGCTGGAA AGCAGCAAATATTCGCGGCTTGCCGCCCCAGGCTGGGTGGCGCCATCAGCAGCTTGCGCAGGACACACAAGTCGGTTCACGCGCCGCAGCCCTCGGCCCCGGAAGAGCTGCGGCTGCGGAGCAGTGAACGCCTGCCTACCAGGGAAAAGCAGTCACCAGGAACGCGGCGTTTTGGTCGGCTGCCCATCGCCAGCCCTGTCCGCGCGAGATGCTCTGCTCCGAAGCTCCCGTGAGCTCCGCGGCCTGCGACTCCGGAAGGCGCAGCTCTTCCAGGAAGCAGCGGCGGCCCCACGGGCCCTCTCAGGCTGCGGAGAAAGGGCGGGAGGCCGCGGGGCTCTCCCGGACTCAGTGGTTTCGGAGAaactcgacttcccaggctcgcAGGGCCAGTTTGGGATTGTTACAGAACAAAACGTGGGCTGCATAAAGTGCTCCGAAATGGAGCATCACCTTGAAGACTGGGCCCTTGGCTCTGTGACCCAGCAGACCCGAAATTCCGATCTAGCAAACTTTCAGCCTGACCCTAGGGAAAGGATCGCTCCCAGACTGTGGGGGTGGAGGTGA
- the RGS16 gene encoding regulator of G-protein signaling 16, whose translation MCRTLAAFPTTCLERAKEFKTRLGIFLHKSELGCDTGSTGKFEWGSKHSKENRNFSEDVLGWRESFDLLLSSKNGVAAFHAFLKTEFSEENLEFWLACEEFKKIQSATKLASRAHRIFEEFICSEAPKEVNIDHETRELTRMNLQTATATCFDAAQGKTRTLMEKDSYPRFLKSPVYRDLAAQASAASATPSSCSLAKPSHT comes from the exons ATGTGCCGTACCCTGGCCGCCTTCCCCACCACCTGCCTGGAGAG AGCCAAAGAGTTCAAGACACGTCTGGGGATCTTTCTTCACAAATCAGAGCTGGGCTGCGATACTGGGAGTACTGGCAAGTTCGAGTGGGGCAGTAAACACAGCAAAGAGAA tagaaACTTCTCAGAAGATGTGCTGGGGTGGAGAGAGTCGTTCGACCTGCTGCTGAGCAGTAAAA ATGGAGTGGCTGCTTTCCATGCTTTCCTGAAGACGGAGTTCAGTGAGGAGAACCTGGAGTTCTGGCTGGCCTGTGAGGAGTTCAAGAAGATCCAATCAGCTACCAAGCTGGCCTCCAGGGCACACCGGATCTTTGAGGAGTTCATCTGCAGTGAGGCCCCTAAAGAG GTCAACATTGACCATGAGACCCGCGAGCTGACTAGGATGAACCTGCAGACCGCCACAGCCACATGCTTTGACGCAGCTCAAGGGAAGACACGTACCCTGATGGAGAAGGACTCCTACCCACGCTTCCTGAAGTCACCCGTTTACCGAGACCTGGCTGCCCAAGCCTCAGCCGCCTCTGCCACTCCATCCAGCTGCAGCCTGGCCAAGCCCTCACACACCTGA